The following are encoded together in the Proteiniphilum saccharofermentans genome:
- the tsaD gene encoding tRNA (adenosine(37)-N6)-threonylcarbamoyltransferase complex transferase subunit TsaD: MITILGIESSCDDTSAAVIRDGVILSNVIAGQAVHERYGGVVPELASRAHQQNIIPVVHDALKQAGITKEDISAVAFTRGPGLLGSLLVGTSFAKGFSSALNIPMIEINHLQAHVLAHFIKEDEHDTNQPEFPFLCLLVSGGNSQIILVKSYDDMEIVGQTIDDAAGEAFDKCAKVMGLGYPGGPVVDRLAKLGNPDRFKFSKPHIAGYDYSFSGLKTSFLYFLRDELKKDDGFIEKNKENLCASLQKTIIEILMDKLYHAAKDLQIKEVAVAGGVSANSGLRAAFEEYSRRYEWKIHIPKFAYTTDNAAMVAISGYYKYLDSQFCAPDVVPYARVSI; the protein is encoded by the coding sequence ATGATTACAATATTAGGCATAGAGTCTTCCTGTGATGATACTTCCGCTGCCGTTATCCGCGACGGAGTGATCCTCTCGAACGTGATTGCCGGTCAGGCAGTCCATGAACGGTATGGTGGTGTAGTGCCGGAACTGGCATCACGCGCGCACCAGCAAAATATTATCCCCGTAGTACATGACGCACTGAAGCAGGCCGGCATCACAAAAGAGGATATCTCGGCTGTGGCTTTTACACGCGGACCGGGCTTGTTGGGTTCTTTGCTGGTCGGCACATCGTTCGCAAAAGGATTCTCATCGGCACTGAATATTCCAATGATTGAGATCAACCACCTTCAGGCGCATGTGCTGGCACATTTTATCAAAGAGGATGAGCATGATACCAATCAACCCGAATTTCCCTTTCTCTGCCTGCTGGTTTCGGGCGGTAATTCACAGATCATATTGGTGAAGTCTTATGACGATATGGAGATTGTAGGGCAAACCATCGACGATGCCGCGGGAGAAGCGTTCGACAAGTGCGCCAAGGTGATGGGTTTGGGTTATCCGGGAGGCCCGGTGGTAGACCGGCTGGCTAAATTGGGGAACCCCGACAGGTTTAAATTCAGTAAACCGCATATCGCGGGTTACGATTACAGTTTTAGCGGATTGAAAACATCATTCCTCTATTTTCTTCGTGATGAGTTGAAAAAAGATGACGGTTTTATTGAAAAGAACAAGGAAAATCTTTGCGCATCGCTACAAAAGACTATTATCGAGATCCTGATGGACAAACTCTACCATGCAGCCAAAGACCTGCAAATAAAAGAGGTGGCGGTAGCCGGAGGTGTATCGGCCAACTCCGGTCTGCGGGCTGCTTTTGAAGAATATAGCCGCCGTTATGAATGGAAGATACATATTCCAAAATTTGCTTATACTACCGATAATGCCGCCATGGTCGCCATTTCCGGATATTATAAATACCTGGATAGCCAATTTTGTGCGCCGGATGTGGTGCCTTACGCCAGAGTATCGATATGA
- the pflB gene encoding formate C-acetyltransferase, with translation MNNQHESWKGFKGEVWRNEINVRDFIMNNYTPYEGDDSFLVSSTERTRKVWDKLTEMFKEEQAKGVYDAETKYPQEIDTYGPGYIDKDNEVIVGLQTDAPLKRGIFPKGGIRMVENALNAYGYELDPMTKEIYTRYRKTHNEGVFSAYTDEMVAARRSAIITGLPDAYGRGRIIGDYRRVPLYGTTVLIREKKDFLKRLDIQEITERVIQSREEISEQIKALKAFEKMCNGYGFDVTEPAKNAREAVQFLYFAYLAAVKDQDGAAMSIGRTSTFLDIYIEKDIKAGLLTEEEAQELIDQLIIKLRIVRFLRTPDYNDLFSGDPVWVTESLGGQTVDGRTLVTRTSFRYLHTLYNLGPAPEPNLTVLWSQHSPENWKQFCSKVSVDTSAIQYENDDLMRPDYGDDYGIACCVSPMKIGKQMQLFGARANLAKCLLYAINGGRDEKSGVQVAPKFEGITSEYLDYDEVMAKFEQMMRWLAKVYVNALKIIHYMHDKYAYEAFEMSLHDGDVQRIRATGIAGLSIVADSLAAIRDTKVKVIRDERGIAVDFERQGDYVPFGNNDDRTDQIAVDITRKFMGYLRQHETYRNAIPTQSILTITSNVVYGKKTGATPDGRAAGTPFAPGANPMNGRDTKGAVAALASVAKLPFQHAHDGISYTFAVSPGTLGKERNVQITNMVGLLDGYFTSDGGQHLNVNVFDKDLLVDAMNHPENYPQLTIRVSGYAVNFVKLTKEQQLDVISRTINHSL, from the coding sequence ATGAATAATCAGCATGAATCTTGGAAAGGCTTTAAAGGAGAAGTCTGGAGAAACGAAATCAATGTAAGGGATTTCATTATGAACAACTATACACCGTATGAGGGTGATGATAGTTTTCTGGTTTCTTCCACAGAACGTACCCGTAAAGTCTGGGACAAGTTGACGGAAATGTTCAAGGAAGAGCAGGCCAAAGGCGTGTATGATGCCGAAACCAAATATCCGCAGGAAATAGACACCTACGGGCCGGGATATATCGACAAGGATAACGAAGTGATCGTCGGTTTGCAGACTGATGCACCCCTCAAACGTGGGATCTTCCCCAAAGGTGGTATCCGCATGGTAGAAAACGCACTGAACGCATATGGGTACGAACTCGATCCCATGACCAAAGAGATTTATACCCGCTATCGGAAGACGCACAACGAAGGTGTTTTTTCGGCTTATACCGACGAGATGGTCGCTGCCCGGCGGTCGGCTATCATTACCGGATTACCCGATGCCTACGGCCGAGGCCGTATTATCGGTGATTACCGCCGTGTGCCGCTTTACGGGACAACAGTCCTGATCCGGGAGAAGAAAGATTTTCTTAAACGTCTCGATATTCAGGAAATTACGGAACGCGTTATACAGAGCCGTGAAGAGATCTCGGAACAGATCAAGGCGCTGAAAGCTTTCGAAAAAATGTGTAATGGTTATGGATTTGATGTGACCGAACCGGCAAAGAATGCCCGCGAAGCCGTGCAATTCCTCTATTTTGCATATCTGGCGGCCGTAAAAGACCAGGATGGGGCGGCCATGTCGATCGGGCGTACCTCGACTTTCCTCGATATTTATATCGAAAAAGATATCAAAGCCGGATTATTGACCGAAGAAGAAGCACAGGAATTGATCGACCAATTAATTATAAAACTCCGGATCGTGCGTTTCCTTCGTACGCCGGACTATAACGACCTGTTTTCGGGCGACCCGGTATGGGTTACCGAATCATTGGGTGGACAGACCGTGGACGGACGTACTTTGGTGACAAGGACTTCGTTCCGTTACCTCCATACGCTCTACAACCTGGGCCCGGCTCCGGAACCGAACCTGACAGTACTCTGGTCGCAGCACTCTCCTGAGAACTGGAAACAATTCTGTTCCAAAGTGTCGGTAGATACCTCTGCTATCCAATATGAGAATGACGACCTGATGCGTCCCGATTATGGTGATGACTACGGGATTGCCTGCTGCGTATCGCCGATGAAGATAGGGAAACAGATGCAGTTGTTCGGTGCACGCGCCAATCTGGCCAAGTGTCTGTTGTACGCCATCAATGGTGGTCGTGATGAGAAATCGGGTGTGCAGGTGGCACCTAAGTTTGAGGGTATCACTTCCGAGTACCTCGATTATGATGAGGTAATGGCGAAATTCGAGCAGATGATGCGCTGGCTGGCGAAAGTATACGTCAACGCGTTGAAAATCATCCACTACATGCACGATAAATACGCTTATGAAGCATTTGAAATGTCGCTTCACGACGGCGATGTGCAACGTATCCGGGCGACAGGTATTGCGGGTCTTTCTATTGTGGCCGACTCGCTCGCAGCGATCCGTGATACGAAGGTGAAAGTGATCCGCGACGAACGGGGTATTGCCGTGGATTTCGAACGGCAAGGCGATTATGTGCCTTTCGGAAATAACGATGACAGGACAGACCAGATCGCCGTGGATATCACCCGTAAGTTCATGGGATATCTCCGTCAGCACGAAACATACCGGAATGCCATTCCCACACAATCTATCCTTACCATCACCTCTAACGTGGTATATGGAAAGAAGACGGGAGCAACACCTGACGGCCGCGCTGCCGGAACACCCTTTGCGCCGGGTGCGAACCCCATGAACGGCCGCGATACCAAAGGAGCGGTGGCCGCATTGGCTTCGGTGGCGAAACTGCCCTTCCAGCACGCGCACGACGGCATATCCTATACCTTTGCCGTTTCTCCGGGAACGCTCGGAAAGGAGCGGAACGTACAAATAACCAATATGGTCGGCCTGCTCGACGGATATTTCACTTCAGATGGCGGACAGCATCTCAACGTGAATGTGTTCGACAAGGATCTGCTGGTGGATGCGATGAATCATCCCGAAAATTATCCGCAGCTGACAATCCGTGTTTCGGGTTACGCGGTTAATTTTGTGAAGCTGACCAAAGAGCAACAGTTGGATGTGATCTCCAGGACGATCAATCATTCACTATAG
- a CDS encoding tetratricopeptide repeat protein, which produces MEDNELDINSLIEKYEHMRALGRKIYFDADEFAMLAEYYNAEGDNEEAEELINEGLKMHPGSPELMLLKAKVLVYSEMYQDALDYMEWISDDGGVDLALLKIESLLHLGRDAKADQLINNELKQELPIDDLYFFITELGYMFNDVDMFDRAISFLEESMKINDSNSDAVVDLAYAYEMKGNLEKAIEYNNRLLDIDPYSYDGWVNIGKLYSMNDQHDKAVDAFDFALTINEDDVNVWKMKALSLYLNDNLEAAITLFEECLQKSSDDESVYDSLLEAYSAMEQYDKMMDLIDKREAVLGSEGIMAKRAFVYINKEDYERAKELFTQIPEAERETLDYFMLEGELAFHDGDFVGAETAYMKAALASEGNEDVLDRLANISVAQEKFEQAAGYLEELLEIAPDFPTAKSRLAFIRFEIGSKEPFDEIMEQFSDQELRDLLNLITGSENNDFSDYNREKILTRLNEARENRVLFKNIKY; this is translated from the coding sequence ATGGAAGATAACGAACTGGACATAAATTCTTTAATTGAGAAGTACGAGCATATGCGTGCCCTCGGCAGGAAGATCTATTTCGATGCCGATGAATTCGCCATGCTTGCAGAATACTACAATGCCGAAGGTGATAACGAGGAAGCGGAAGAACTCATCAATGAGGGGTTGAAGATGCATCCCGGTAGCCCCGAACTAATGTTGTTGAAAGCGAAAGTACTTGTCTATTCGGAGATGTACCAGGATGCGCTCGATTATATGGAGTGGATCTCGGACGATGGCGGGGTCGATCTGGCACTGCTCAAGATAGAGTCGTTATTACACCTCGGAAGGGATGCCAAAGCCGACCAGCTTATCAATAATGAGTTGAAGCAGGAACTTCCCATAGACGATCTCTATTTTTTCATTACTGAACTCGGATATATGTTCAATGATGTGGATATGTTCGACCGTGCCATTTCGTTTCTCGAAGAGAGCATGAAGATCAATGACTCGAACAGCGATGCTGTTGTCGATCTTGCATACGCTTACGAGATGAAGGGGAATCTGGAGAAAGCCATAGAGTACAATAACCGGCTACTCGATATCGATCCGTATTCGTACGACGGCTGGGTAAATATAGGTAAACTCTATTCCATGAACGACCAACATGACAAGGCGGTAGATGCATTTGATTTTGCGCTTACCATCAATGAGGACGATGTCAACGTATGGAAGATGAAAGCCCTTTCACTTTATCTGAATGATAATCTTGAAGCCGCAATTACACTTTTTGAGGAGTGCCTGCAAAAATCGTCCGATGATGAATCGGTGTATGATTCCTTATTGGAGGCCTATAGCGCAATGGAGCAATACGATAAGATGATGGATCTTATCGATAAGAGGGAAGCCGTACTGGGTAGTGAAGGTATTATGGCTAAACGCGCTTTTGTCTATATCAATAAAGAGGACTATGAGCGGGCGAAGGAACTCTTCACTCAGATACCGGAGGCTGAAAGGGAAACACTCGACTATTTCATGCTGGAGGGTGAACTGGCTTTTCATGACGGAGATTTTGTCGGGGCCGAAACAGCATATATGAAAGCAGCGCTTGCATCGGAAGGTAATGAGGATGTCCTCGACAGGCTGGCGAATATCAGCGTGGCACAGGAAAAGTTTGAGCAGGCTGCCGGTTATCTGGAAGAGTTACTGGAGATTGCACCCGATTTCCCGACGGCAAAATCGAGGCTGGCTTTTATCCGTTTCGAGATTGGCTCCAAAGAACCGTTCGACGAGATCATGGAACAATTCTCAGATCAGGAGTTGAGGGATCTGCTCAATTTGATTACCGGCAGTGAAAACAACGATTTTTCTGATTATAACCGTGAAAAAATACTTACACGCCTCAATGAGGCGCGTGAAAACAGGGTATTGTTCAAGAATATAAAATACTGA
- a CDS encoding AMP-binding protein encodes MTDQPDIQLSDRTLGDWLEYWAEETPDKEYIVYSDRNLRFTWDTFNNRVDNMAKGLISIGVTRGSNVGIWAQNVPDWLTFLYATAKIGAVAVTVNTNYRTEEVSYLMKDSDMHTLCMTDGVPGSNYTDIIYGLVPELKSIQRGKLKSDRFPELRNVVYIGQEKYRGMYNTAELLLLGKNVPDQEFKRLRSLSRCHDVVNMQYTSGTTGFPKGVMLTHHNIANNGYLTGVHMKFTSDDKCCVCVPLFHCFGVVLATMCCLTHGSTQVMVERFDPLVTLASIHKERCTVLHGVPTMFIAQLNHPMFDLFDVSSLRTGIMAGSLCPEELMRQVNEKMFMDLTSVYGMTETSPGMTQSRVDDPFDVRCTTVGSDYEFTEVKVLDPETGKECPVGVQGEMCCRGYNVMKGYYKNPEATAQVIDASGFMHSGDLGIKDGNGNYRITGRIKDMIIRGGENISPKEVEDYLYRMPGVKDVQVVAVASERYGEDVGAFIIRKEACQLESEDVRDFCKGHIAKYKIPRYVFFVDEFPMTGSGKIQKFRLREMALELCEKNGIAIL; translated from the coding sequence ATGACCGATCAACCAGATATTCAACTCTCCGACAGAACGCTGGGAGACTGGCTGGAATACTGGGCAGAAGAGACGCCGGATAAAGAATATATTGTCTACTCCGACCGTAATCTGCGTTTTACCTGGGATACTTTCAACAATAGGGTGGATAATATGGCAAAAGGGCTTATTTCCATCGGAGTGACCCGGGGCAGTAACGTGGGTATCTGGGCGCAGAACGTACCGGATTGGCTGACTTTCCTTTACGCGACCGCGAAGATCGGCGCTGTAGCGGTGACGGTGAACACCAACTATCGTACCGAAGAGGTATCGTATCTGATGAAAGATTCGGACATGCACACTTTGTGCATGACCGATGGGGTGCCGGGAAGTAATTATACCGATATTATTTACGGACTGGTGCCGGAACTGAAGAGCATCCAGCGCGGTAAATTGAAATCCGACCGTTTTCCCGAATTAAGAAACGTTGTTTACATAGGACAGGAGAAATACCGGGGAATGTATAATACGGCTGAATTGCTGCTGCTTGGGAAAAATGTTCCTGATCAGGAGTTCAAACGATTGCGTTCGCTCTCCCGGTGCCACGATGTGGTGAATATGCAGTACACTTCGGGAACTACAGGATTTCCCAAAGGTGTGATGCTTACACACCATAATATTGCCAATAACGGTTATTTGACGGGGGTACATATGAAATTCACATCTGACGACAAGTGCTGCGTCTGTGTGCCTTTGTTCCACTGCTTCGGGGTAGTGCTTGCCACTATGTGCTGCCTGACTCACGGCAGTACGCAGGTGATGGTGGAGCGTTTCGATCCGCTGGTCACGCTTGCTTCTATCCACAAGGAACGATGTACTGTATTGCACGGAGTTCCTACCATGTTTATTGCACAACTCAACCATCCTATGTTCGATTTGTTTGATGTGAGTTCCCTTCGTACGGGAATCATGGCCGGCTCTCTCTGCCCTGAGGAGTTGATGAGGCAGGTGAATGAGAAGATGTTCATGGATCTTACCAGTGTGTACGGAATGACGGAAACCTCACCCGGAATGACGCAGAGCCGTGTGGATGACCCCTTTGATGTACGATGTACGACTGTGGGTAGCGATTATGAGTTTACCGAAGTGAAAGTGCTCGATCCCGAAACGGGGAAAGAGTGTCCCGTCGGGGTACAGGGTGAGATGTGCTGTCGCGGGTATAATGTGATGAAAGGTTATTACAAGAATCCGGAAGCAACGGCTCAGGTCATTGATGCGAGCGGGTTCATGCATTCGGGCGATCTGGGGATAAAGGACGGGAATGGAAACTATCGTATTACCGGACGTATCAAAGATATGATCATCAGGGGAGGGGAGAACATATCTCCCAAAGAAGTAGAGGATTATCTTTACAGGATGCCGGGGGTGAAGGATGTGCAGGTGGTGGCTGTAGCTTCGGAGAGGTACGGCGAAGATGTGGGTGCCTTCATCATCCGGAAAGAGGCATGCCAACTGGAAAGTGAAGATGTACGCGACTTTTGTAAAGGGCATATTGCCAAATACAAGATACCCCGCTATGTCTTTTTTGTGGATGAGTTCCCGATGACCGGTAGCGGCAAGATACAGAAATTCCGCCTTAGGGAAATGGCCCTCGAGTTGTGTGAGAAAAATGGTATCGCAATCCTATAG
- a CDS encoding helix-turn-helix domain-containing protein: MVAVTEKIKILCAGKNISVEDLAAGAGLRVDQVNRILEDERIPSLASLIKIARALGVRPGTFLDDSEEIGPVVTRHADSSPTVTFTSHLTDNNSHMDFSSLAARKAGRNMEPFLIDIKPVTETENYSSHEGEEFLFVLEGAIVVHYGKERYELQKGDSIYYDSIVNHLVTAGGNSTAKILGIVYSPA, encoded by the coding sequence ATGGTAGCTGTTACGGAAAAAATAAAAATTTTATGCGCCGGTAAAAATATATCGGTTGAAGATCTGGCTGCAGGAGCTGGGTTAAGGGTAGATCAGGTGAATAGGATACTTGAAGATGAAAGAATACCTTCCCTTGCATCATTAATTAAAATAGCACGTGCATTGGGAGTGCGTCCGGGCACTTTTCTTGACGACAGCGAAGAAATAGGGCCGGTCGTTACCCGGCACGCCGATTCGTCTCCTACCGTTACATTTACCAGCCATTTGACCGATAATAACTCTCACATGGATTTTTCTTCACTGGCAGCAAGGAAGGCCGGACGGAACATGGAGCCGTTTCTCATCGATATCAAACCTGTCACAGAAACCGAGAATTATTCATCACACGAAGGGGAGGAGTTTCTTTTTGTGCTGGAAGGAGCCATTGTTGTGCATTATGGAAAAGAGAGATATGAATTGCAGAAAGGTGATAGTATCTACTACGATTCTATTGTGAATCATCTGGTGACGGCCGGAGGAAATTCTACGGCAAAAATCCTGGGTATTGTGTACTCTCCTGCATAA
- a CDS encoding glutamine--tRNA ligase/YqeY domain fusion protein translates to MMEKEQSVVEESRKNLNFIEQIVENDLKEGKNGGRIQTRFPPEPNGYLHIGHAKAICLDFGIAERYGGICNLRFDDTNPVKEDMEYVDSIMEDIKWLGFHWENVYYASDYFKQLWDFAVQLIKEGKAYVDEQSAEEIAKQKGTPTIPGTHSPYRDRPSEESLELFEKMNSGEIPEGKMVLRAKIDMASSNMHFRDPIIYRVIHIPHHRTGTQWKAYPMYDFAHGQSDYFEGVTHSLCTLEFEVHRPLYDWFLDQLADSDYRPRQTEFNRLNLTYTVMSKRKLLQLVQEKLVSGWDDPRMPTLTGMRRRGYTAQAIRNFIDKIGYTKYEAINDVSLLEHAVREDLNAHAIRVSGVIDPIKLILTNYPEGQVEEMEAINNPEDESMGGRKVKFSRELWIERDDFMEEAPKKYFRLTPGNEVRLKNGYIVKCTGCRKDEEGNVTEVYAEYDPMTKSGMPDSNRKVKGTIHWVSVSHSLDAEVRLYDRLFMVEDPASEKEKDFRELLNPDSLIVKKGCKVEEYLKDAKPLDSFQFQRIGYFNVDRDSTEDTLVFNRTVALKDSWKK, encoded by the coding sequence ATGATGGAAAAAGAACAATCCGTAGTCGAGGAGAGCAGGAAAAACCTTAATTTTATAGAACAGATCGTAGAGAATGATCTGAAAGAAGGAAAAAATGGAGGTCGGATACAGACCCGTTTCCCGCCTGAACCGAACGGTTATCTGCATATCGGACATGCTAAAGCCATTTGCCTTGATTTCGGTATCGCGGAAAGATATGGCGGTATTTGTAACCTCCGTTTCGATGATACCAATCCTGTAAAAGAGGATATGGAGTATGTGGATTCCATCATGGAAGATATAAAATGGCTTGGGTTTCATTGGGAAAACGTCTATTACGCATCCGACTATTTCAAACAATTGTGGGACTTTGCCGTACAGCTTATCAAAGAAGGCAAAGCTTATGTGGATGAGCAATCGGCAGAAGAGATCGCGAAACAGAAGGGAACGCCTACTATACCGGGAACGCATAGTCCGTATCGTGACCGACCCAGTGAGGAATCACTGGAATTGTTCGAAAAGATGAATAGCGGTGAGATCCCCGAAGGAAAGATGGTATTGCGTGCCAAGATAGATATGGCTTCATCGAATATGCATTTCCGCGACCCCATTATCTACCGGGTAATCCATATTCCTCACCATCGTACAGGCACACAATGGAAAGCTTATCCGATGTACGATTTCGCACATGGTCAGTCTGATTATTTTGAGGGAGTAACCCATTCGCTTTGTACGTTGGAGTTCGAAGTGCACCGTCCACTGTACGACTGGTTCCTTGATCAACTGGCCGATAGTGATTACCGTCCGCGTCAGACCGAATTCAACCGTCTGAACCTCACTTATACGGTGATGAGTAAGCGTAAGTTATTGCAATTGGTACAGGAAAAGCTGGTTTCGGGATGGGACGATCCACGGATGCCGACGCTGACCGGTATGCGCCGCAGAGGATATACGGCGCAGGCTATTCGTAATTTCATAGATAAGATAGGTTATACGAAATATGAAGCCATCAACGACGTGTCGCTGTTGGAACATGCAGTACGTGAAGACCTGAACGCGCATGCAATACGTGTATCGGGTGTAATTGATCCCATCAAGTTGATCCTTACCAACTATCCGGAAGGTCAGGTAGAGGAGATGGAGGCTATCAATAATCCTGAAGATGAAAGTATGGGTGGCCGAAAAGTGAAATTCAGCCGTGAACTGTGGATTGAACGTGATGATTTCATGGAAGAAGCTCCTAAAAAATATTTTCGTCTTACACCGGGTAACGAGGTACGTCTGAAAAATGGATATATCGTAAAATGTACCGGTTGCAGGAAAGATGAAGAGGGGAACGTGACAGAGGTGTATGCCGAATATGATCCGATGACGAAAAGCGGTATGCCCGACTCGAACCGCAAAGTGAAAGGAACTATCCACTGGGTATCCGTATCTCACAGCTTAGACGCGGAAGTGAGGCTTTATGACCGTCTTTTCATGGTGGAAGATCCGGCTAGTGAAAAGGAAAAAGATTTCAGGGAACTGTTGAATCCTGATTCGCTTATCGTGAAAAAAGGATGTAAGGTGGAGGAATATCTGAAAGATGCCAAACCGCTGGATAGTTTCCAGTTTCAACGGATCGGTTATTTCAACGTGGATCGTGATTCCACCGAAGATACTTTAGTGTTTAACCGTACAGTAGCACTGAAAGATTCCTGGAAAAAATGA
- a CDS encoding formate/nitrite transporter family protein produces the protein MNYYTPAEAAEAFRITAINKSKLPFLHFAIAAILGGAFIALGGLLTVMVAGGMPETGSTNPGLMKFVAGALFPVGLIMVSVTGADLFTSDCAGLTFPLLKRDVSVVKVVKILLLSYLFNFVGAQFIAFVLSANVGLFDKEPWQSYLHHYSEVKVNQDFVRVFIKGIAANWLVCLGMFMGYTAKDITGKSIAIWIPIMIFVVLGYEHSVANMFFIPAAIYSGADITWAGFLSKNLFPATLGNIVGGMLLVGTVYWYLFLRQPQKTDKHN, from the coding sequence ATGAATTATTATACTCCGGCAGAAGCTGCCGAAGCGTTTAGGATCACAGCAATTAATAAGTCGAAGCTCCCGTTTCTACATTTTGCTATTGCAGCTATCCTTGGTGGAGCGTTTATTGCGCTCGGCGGGTTGCTGACTGTAATGGTCGCCGGAGGAATGCCGGAAACCGGTAGTACTAATCCGGGACTGATGAAATTTGTGGCAGGGGCACTCTTCCCGGTGGGACTTATCATGGTCTCAGTCACCGGAGCCGATCTGTTCACCAGCGATTGTGCCGGTCTGACCTTCCCATTATTGAAGCGGGATGTATCGGTGGTAAAAGTGGTAAAAATACTTCTGCTTTCCTATCTGTTTAATTTCGTCGGAGCACAATTCATTGCTTTCGTATTATCTGCCAATGTAGGTTTATTCGATAAGGAACCCTGGCAATCTTATCTGCATCATTATTCCGAAGTAAAAGTGAATCAGGATTTCGTACGTGTATTCATAAAGGGGATCGCAGCTAACTGGCTGGTATGCCTTGGTATGTTTATGGGATACACGGCGAAGGACATCACCGGGAAAAGCATAGCTATCTGGATTCCTATCATGATCTTTGTTGTGCTTGGCTACGAACACTCTGTCGCCAATATGTTTTTCATTCCGGCGGCGATATATAGTGGAGCCGATATCACCTGGGCCGGTTTTCTTTCGAAAAATCTGTTTCCCGCGACACTTGGCAATATTGTGGGTGGCATGTTACTGGTCGGAACGGTCTATTGGTACCTGTTCCTTCGTCAACCGCAAAAAACAGATAAGCATAATTAA
- the pflA gene encoding pyruvate formate-lyase-activating protein — protein MLGRIHSLESFGTVDGPGIRFVVFLQGCPLRCLYCHNPDTWDPKQTGKYVLSPEELLTEVLRYKSFIAKGGVTVTGGEPLLQPEFLLEFFSLCKESGIHTALDTSGAIFTEAGQKVFDIVDLVLLDVKSIDADQHKKLTGVRIDNTLQSLNYLEEKNKPTWVRHVIVPGWTDDDLLLKRTADYLAPYRCIEKVELLPYHDMGARKYEQLGMEYRLENTSPLSKERLENARNIFRNVGLQVL, from the coding sequence ATGTTAGGACGGATTCATTCATTGGAGAGTTTCGGGACGGTCGATGGGCCGGGGATCCGCTTTGTGGTTTTCCTGCAAGGCTGCCCTTTGCGTTGCCTTTATTGCCATAACCCCGATACATGGGATCCGAAACAAACCGGAAAATACGTCCTTTCTCCTGAAGAACTGCTGACGGAAGTCTTACGGTATAAGAGTTTCATAGCCAAAGGCGGCGTGACTGTCACCGGCGGAGAACCGCTCTTGCAACCGGAATTCCTGCTCGAATTTTTCTCCTTGTGTAAAGAAAGCGGTATCCATACCGCACTCGATACTTCCGGAGCCATCTTTACAGAAGCAGGACAGAAGGTCTTTGACATAGTGGATCTGGTATTGCTCGATGTGAAATCGATCGATGCGGACCAACATAAAAAACTGACCGGAGTACGGATCGATAATACGCTTCAATCCCTCAATTATCTTGAAGAAAAAAACAAACCCACTTGGGTTCGCCATGTGATTGTACCGGGATGGACAGATGACGACCTGTTACTGAAAAGAACAGCCGACTACCTGGCTCCTTATCGCTGTATCGAAAAAGTGGAGTTGCTGCCATATCATGATATGGGAGCCCGTAAATATGAGCAGTTGGGAATGGAATATCGACTGGAAAACACATCACCTCTATCGAAAGAAAGACTCGAAAACGCCCGTAATATTTTTAGGAATGTCGGACTTCAGGTGTTGTAA